The Choristoneura fumiferana chromosome 10, NRCan_CFum_1, whole genome shotgun sequence genome has a segment encoding these proteins:
- the LOC141431802 gene encoding protein phosphatase 1 regulatory subunit 14B isoform X2, producing MDGGVAAPRRAPVTDGGAPAAAPRHAPPPPPPPDRSPARAGLHVNFSDKGEVKERREKFLTAKYGSHQMALIRKRLAVEMWLYDELQKLYDVPKEAAGGGGGGGGGGGGGAAPAQEVEVDVDELLDMDSDELRRAHLATLLADAKKPQKDVHKFINELLDKAKTL from the exons ATGGACGGCGGCgtggccgcgccgcgccgcgcgccggtGACGGACGGGGgagcgccggcggcggcgccacgccacgcgccgccgccgccgccgccgcccgaccGCTCGCCGGCGCGCGCCGGCCTGCACGTCAACTTCAGCGACAAGGGCGAG GTGAAGGAGCGGCGTGAGAAATTCCTGACGGCGAAATATGGAAGCCACCAGATGGCGCTCATCCGCAAGCGGCTCGCCGTCGAGATGTGGCTCTACGACGAGCTGCAGAAACTGTATGACGTGCCG AAGGAGGCGGCGGgtggcggcgggggcgggggcgggggagggggagggggagcggcgcccgcgcaggaGGTGGAGGTGGACGTGGACGAGCTGCTGGACATGGACTCGGACGAGCTGCGCCGCGCGCACCTCGCG ACATTACTAGCGGATGCCAAAAAACCCCAAAAAGATGTACAT aaaTTCATCAACGAATTGCTAGATAAAGCGAAAACTCTCTAG
- the LOC141431802 gene encoding uncharacterized protein isoform X1 — translation MSLFFKFRNNRGAGGGGAGAAPCAVQVMDGGVAAPRRAPVTDGGAPAAAPRHAPPPPPPPDRSPARAGLHVNFSDKGEVKERREKFLTAKYGSHQMALIRKRLAVEMWLYDELQKLYDVPKEAAGGGGGGGGGGGGGAAPAQEVEVDVDELLDMDSDELRRAHLATLLADAKKPQKDVHKFINELLDKAKTL, via the exons AGAGGCGCgggtggcggcggcgcgggcgcagcgccgTGCGCCGTGCAAGTGATGGACGGCGGCgtggccgcgccgcgccgcgcgccggtGACGGACGGGGgagcgccggcggcggcgccacgccacgcgccgccgccgccgccgccgcccgaccGCTCGCCGGCGCGCGCCGGCCTGCACGTCAACTTCAGCGACAAGGGCGAG GTGAAGGAGCGGCGTGAGAAATTCCTGACGGCGAAATATGGAAGCCACCAGATGGCGCTCATCCGCAAGCGGCTCGCCGTCGAGATGTGGCTCTACGACGAGCTGCAGAAACTGTATGACGTGCCG AAGGAGGCGGCGGgtggcggcgggggcgggggcgggggagggggagggggagcggcgcccgcgcaggaGGTGGAGGTGGACGTGGACGAGCTGCTGGACATGGACTCGGACGAGCTGCGCCGCGCGCACCTCGCG ACATTACTAGCGGATGCCAAAAAACCCCAAAAAGATGTACAT aaaTTCATCAACGAATTGCTAGATAAAGCGAAAACTCTCTAG